The proteins below are encoded in one region of Manis pentadactyla isolate mManPen7 chromosome 2, mManPen7.hap1, whole genome shotgun sequence:
- the SMAD9 gene encoding mothers against decapentaplegic homolog 9 has protein sequence MHSSTPISSLFSFTSPAVKRLLGWKQGDEEEKWAEKAVDSLVKKLKKKKGAMDELERALSCPGQPSKCVTIPRSLDGRLQVSHRKGLPHVIYCRVWRWPDLQSHHELKPLECCEFPFGSKQKEVCINPYHYRRVETPVLPPVLVPRHSEYNPQLSLLAKFRSASLHAEPLMPHNATYPDAFQQPGPAFPLSPGPAFSPSPCAAGGPHSPGSPSEPESPYPRSDFRPVCYEEPQHWCSVAYYELNNRVGETFQASSRSVLIDGFTDPSNNRSRFCLGLLSNVNRNSTIENTRRHIGKGVHLYYVGGEVYAECVSDSSIFVQSRNCNYQHGFHPATVCKIPSGCSLKIFNNQLFAQLLAQSVHHGFEVVYELTKMCTIRMSFVKGWGAEYHRQDVTSTPCWIEVHLHGPLQWLDKVLTQMGSPHNPISSVS, from the exons ATGCACTCCAGCACCCCCATcagctccctcttctccttcaccAGCCCAGCAGTGAAGAGACTGCTAGGCTGGAAGCAAGGAGATGAAGAGGAAAAGTGGGCGGAGAAGGCAGTGGACTCTTtagtgaagaaattaaagaagaagaaaggggcaaTGGATGAGCTGGAGAGGGCCCTCAGCTGTCCGGGGCAGCCCAGCAAGTGTGTGACGATTCCCCGGTCCCTGGACGGGCGGCTGCAGGTGTCCCACCGCAAGGGCCTGCCCCACGTTATTTACTGCCGCGTGTGGCGCTGGCCCGACCTCCAGTCTCACCACGAGCTGAAGCCGCTGGAGTGCTGCGAGTTCCCGTTCGGCTCCAAGCAGAAGGAGGTGTGCATTAACCCCTATCACTACCGCCGGGTGGAGACCCCAG TGCTCCCGCCGGTGCTCGTGCCGCGACACAGCGAGTACAACCCGCAGCTCAGCCTCCTGGCCAAGTTCCGCAGCGCCTCCCTGCACGCGGAGCCGCTCATGCCGCACAACGCCACCTACCCCGACGCCTTCCAGCAGCCGGGCCCCGCGTTCCCCCTGTCGCCGGGCCCCGCGTTCTCCCCGTCGCCGTGCGCGGCCGGCGGCCCGCACTCCCCAGGGAGCCCCTCGGAGCCCGAGAGCCCCTATCCGCGCTCAG ACTTCCGGCCGGTGTGCTACGAGGAGCCGCAGCACTGGTGCTCCGTCGCCTACTACGAGCTGAACAACCGCGTCGGGGAGACGTTCCAGGCCTCCTCCCGGAGCGTGCTCATCGACGGCTTCACAGACCCCTCGAACAACAGGAGCAGATTCTGCCTTGGGCTCCTCTCCAACGTCAACAGGAACTCCACGATAGAGAACACCAGGAGACACATAGGAAAGG GCGTGCATTTATACTATGTTGGGGGAGAGGTCTACGCCGAGTGCGTCAGCGACAGCAGCATCTTTGTGCAGAGCCGGAACTGCAACTATCAGCACGGCTTCCACCCAGCCACCGTCTGCAAGATCCCCAGTGGGTGCAGCCTCAAGATCTTCAACAACCAGCTGTTTGCACAGCTTCTGGCTCAGTCAGTTCACCATGGGTTCGAAGTGGTGTATGAGCTGACTAAGATGTGCACTATCCGGATGAGCTTCGTAAAG GGCTGGGGAGCCGAGTACCATCGCCAGGATGTGACGAGCACGCCCTGCTGGATTGAGGTCCACCTTCACGGACCCCTGCAGTGGTTGGACAAAGTTCTGACTCAGATGGGCTCTCCGCACAACCCCATTTCGTCAGTGTCTTAA